A DNA window from Streptomyces asoensis contains the following coding sequences:
- a CDS encoding response regulator transcription factor, whose amino-acid sequence MNTSRPRGPGRPALTRTDGAPLRVLVVDDDPDLAEVLSGALRYEGWEVRTAGDGASALAEVRELLPDAIVLDVMLPDTDGFALLRSLRAVRPDVCVLFLTARDAVEDRIAGITAGGDDYVTKPFSLEEVVARLRGLLRRAGMARQLEDGPRLTVGDLVMDEEAREVTRGGELVELSPTEFELLRLLMRNPRRVLSKAQILDRVWSYDFGGQAHVVELYISYLRKKVDAGRPPMIHTVRGAGYVLKPAVR is encoded by the coding sequence ATGAACACTTCCCGCCCCCGCGGCCCAGGCCGCCCCGCGCTGACCCGGACCGACGGCGCCCCGCTCCGGGTGCTCGTCGTCGACGACGACCCCGACCTCGCCGAGGTCCTCTCCGGCGCCCTGCGCTACGAGGGCTGGGAGGTGCGCACGGCGGGAGACGGCGCCTCGGCGCTCGCCGAGGTGCGCGAGCTGCTGCCCGACGCCATCGTCCTGGACGTCATGCTCCCGGACACCGACGGCTTCGCCCTGCTGCGCTCGCTGCGCGCCGTGCGCCCCGACGTGTGCGTGCTCTTCCTGACCGCCCGCGACGCCGTCGAGGACCGCATCGCGGGCATCACGGCGGGCGGCGACGACTACGTGACCAAGCCGTTCAGCCTGGAGGAGGTCGTCGCACGGCTGCGCGGGCTGCTGCGCCGGGCGGGCATGGCCCGGCAGCTGGAGGACGGGCCGCGGCTCACCGTCGGCGACCTGGTCATGGACGAGGAGGCCCGCGAGGTCACCCGCGGCGGTGAACTCGTCGAACTGTCGCCGACCGAGTTCGAACTGCTGCGCCTGCTGATGCGCAACCCGCGGCGCGTCCTCAGCAAGGCGCAGATCCTCGACCGGGTGTGGTCCTACGACTTCGGCGGGCAGGCCCATGTCGTCGAGCTGTACATCTCCTACCTGCGCAAGAAGGTGGACGCGGGTCGTCCGCCCATGATCCACACCGTGCGCGGCGCCGGATACGTGCTCAAACCGGCGGTCCGGTGA
- a CDS encoding pyridoxamine 5'-phosphate oxidase family protein, which yields MDANDGFRGLDRQECLALMATVPVGRIVYTRQALPAVLPVNFLLDTDGAVVVRTSAASELVHAVDGAVVAFETDEVDTAAHSGWSVVVMGSAALVTDPAEHARLLRTGPRSWVPAPREVFVRIDPELVTGRELAAGHSLYGLRGPS from the coding sequence ATGGACGCCAACGACGGATTCCGCGGGCTCGACCGGCAGGAATGCCTGGCCCTGATGGCCACGGTCCCTGTGGGACGGATCGTGTACACGCGACAGGCGCTGCCCGCCGTCCTGCCCGTGAACTTCCTCCTCGACACCGACGGCGCGGTAGTGGTGCGGACCTCGGCCGCCTCGGAACTGGTGCACGCCGTCGACGGAGCGGTGGTCGCCTTCGAGACCGACGAGGTCGATACCGCGGCCCACTCCGGGTGGAGCGTCGTCGTCATGGGCTCGGCCGCCCTGGTGACCGACCCCGCCGAGCACGCACGGCTGCTGCGGACCGGACCGCGGTCCTGGGTGCCGGCCCCGCGGGAGGTCTTCGTGCGCATCGATCCGGAGCTGGTCACCGGACGTGAACTTGCCGCCGGACACTCCCTGTACGGCCTGCGCGGCCCTTCCTGA
- a CDS encoding CBS domain-containing protein, which produces MRTSPHVVSDVMTRAVVTVGRDTPFKDIVRLMERGRVGALPVLEGGGRVVGIVSEADLLLKEEFRDDLPDRITQLRRLADLAKAGALTAGEVMSSPAVTVHGATTSAEAARIMARRGLKRLPVVDDEGRLEGVVARSDLLKVFLRDDEDLTEEVRHEVVDRLFPLPADHIRVEVHEGVATLVGWVDRAELIPVAERLARSVEGIVDVRCTLTGAAGATGGS; this is translated from the coding sequence ATGCGGACCAGCCCGCACGTCGTGAGCGACGTGATGACGCGCGCCGTCGTCACCGTGGGCCGCGACACGCCGTTCAAGGACATCGTCCGGCTCATGGAGCGGGGGCGGGTCGGCGCGCTGCCCGTGCTGGAGGGCGGGGGCCGGGTCGTCGGGATCGTCTCGGAGGCAGACCTGCTGCTCAAGGAGGAGTTCCGCGACGACCTTCCCGACCGGATCACCCAGCTGCGGCGCCTCGCCGATCTCGCGAAGGCCGGCGCGCTGACCGCCGGGGAGGTGATGAGCAGCCCGGCCGTCACCGTGCACGGCGCCACCACGTCGGCCGAGGCCGCGCGGATCATGGCCAGGCGCGGGCTGAAGCGTCTGCCGGTCGTCGACGACGAGGGAAGGCTGGAGGGTGTCGTCGCCCGCTCGGATCTGCTGAAGGTGTTCCTGCGCGACGACGAGGACCTCACCGAGGAGGTACGTCACGAGGTCGTCGACCGGCTGTTCCCGCTGCCCGCCGACCACATCCGGGTGGAGGTCCACGAAGGGGTGGCGACCCTCGTGGGGTGGGTGGACCGCGCCGAGCTGATACCGGTCGCGGAACGTCTGGCGCGGTCCGTCGAGGGAATCGTGGACGTCCGCTGCACCCTCACCGGCGCGGCCGGCGCCACCGGCGGCTCGTAG
- a CDS encoding FMN-binding protein, with the protein MHTLRKARPLRRVVLASAATVSGIVLLLSLKPHTSPAVAGLASAPAPTAASSAPAASGGSATTGTRTLTGDSVQTRWGPVQVRVTLKDGKLTDVTAVTYPQENPRDQQINSYAIPQLTREALTAQSADIDTVSGATYTSDGYRRSLQSALDSATG; encoded by the coding sequence TTGCACACCTTGAGGAAAGCCCGTCCGCTGCGCCGTGTCGTGCTCGCGAGTGCCGCCACCGTCTCCGGGATCGTGCTGCTGCTCTCGCTGAAACCGCACACGTCACCGGCTGTCGCGGGCCTGGCGTCCGCCCCCGCGCCGACCGCCGCTTCCAGTGCGCCCGCCGCGTCGGGCGGATCCGCCACCACGGGCACCCGGACCCTCACCGGGGACTCCGTGCAGACCCGCTGGGGGCCCGTCCAGGTCCGGGTCACGCTGAAGGACGGCAAGCTCACCGACGTCACCGCGGTCACCTATCCCCAGGAGAACCCGCGGGACCAGCAGATCAACAGCTACGCCATCCCGCAGCTGACCCGGGAGGCGCTGACGGCCCAGAGCGCCGACATCGACACGGTCTCCGGCGCCACCTACACCAGCGACGGCTACCGCCGGTCGCTCCAGTCGGCACTGGACTCCGCGACCGGCTGA
- a CDS encoding sensor histidine kinase yields the protein MRLPRPHTLRARLTAGLVVLLAVSCAAVGVAAVVELNGFLTGRLDQQLRETGVRFPASLEHGGARPSDHDGDEDGDGDTRRQTVGTFGARVVGDTVTNAAVVGSTPGAGARTVPLGAADERTLAAVPADGKGHTVHLAALDDYRVMAVRGRDGDVLVTGLPTEPVEATVHRLELVAAIVFGAALAVAGFAGALWVRWSLRPLSRVAATATRVSRLPLSSGEVELWPRAPEADPRSEVGRVADAFNTMLGHVEGALTKRHASEERLRSFAADASHELRTPVASIRGHAELALLHPGPVPRKVVRALERIEAEASRMGEMVDDLLLLARLDAGRPLERLPVDLTRLVLDAVTDAQAAGPGHRWTLELSEEPVTVPGDAHRLHQVLANLLANARLHTPAGSTITLSLERVDRTAVLKVHDDGPGVAPDVRPRVFERFSHGDRRRAEGVESGTGTGLGLSIVAAVAEAHGGSVDLDSRPGSTTFTVRIPADAE from the coding sequence GTGCGCCTGCCCCGGCCGCACACGCTGCGGGCGCGGCTCACCGCCGGGCTCGTCGTCCTGCTCGCCGTGAGCTGCGCGGCCGTCGGGGTGGCGGCGGTGGTGGAACTGAACGGCTTCCTCACCGGACGCCTCGACCAGCAGCTGCGCGAGACGGGCGTGCGGTTCCCGGCGAGCCTGGAACACGGCGGGGCCCGGCCCTCGGACCACGACGGCGACGAGGACGGCGACGGTGACACCCGTCGTCAGACCGTCGGCACCTTCGGCGCCCGCGTCGTCGGCGACACGGTCACCAACGCGGCGGTGGTGGGCTCCACCCCGGGCGCGGGCGCCCGCACCGTCCCCCTCGGGGCGGCCGACGAACGTACGCTCGCGGCCGTCCCGGCCGACGGCAAGGGCCACACCGTCCACCTCGCCGCGCTGGACGACTACCGCGTGATGGCGGTCCGGGGCCGCGACGGCGACGTCCTCGTCACGGGGCTGCCGACCGAACCCGTCGAAGCCACCGTCCACCGGCTCGAACTGGTCGCCGCGATCGTCTTCGGCGCCGCGCTCGCCGTCGCCGGCTTCGCCGGGGCGCTCTGGGTGCGCTGGTCGCTGCGCCCGCTCAGCCGGGTGGCCGCGACGGCCACCCGGGTCAGCCGGCTCCCGCTGTCCAGCGGCGAGGTGGAGCTCTGGCCGCGCGCCCCCGAGGCGGACCCGCGCAGCGAGGTCGGCCGCGTCGCCGACGCCTTCAACACGATGCTGGGCCACGTGGAGGGCGCGCTGACCAAACGGCACGCGAGCGAGGAACGGCTGCGCAGCTTCGCCGCCGACGCCAGCCATGAGCTGCGCACGCCCGTGGCGTCGATCCGCGGCCACGCGGAACTGGCGCTGCTGCACCCCGGCCCGGTGCCGCGGAAGGTGGTGCGGGCCCTGGAACGCATCGAGGCCGAGGCGTCCCGGATGGGCGAGATGGTCGACGACCTGCTGCTCCTGGCCCGCCTCGACGCCGGACGCCCCCTGGAGCGGCTGCCCGTCGACCTGACCCGGCTGGTCCTCGACGCCGTGACGGACGCCCAGGCCGCGGGCCCGGGACACCGCTGGACGCTGGAGCTGTCCGAGGAGCCGGTCACCGTGCCGGGCGACGCCCACCGGCTCCACCAGGTCCTGGCCAACCTGCTGGCCAACGCACGCCTGCACACCCCCGCCGGCAGCACCATCACCCTCTCGCTGGAGCGCGTGGACCGCACGGCGGTGCTCAAGGTGCACGACGACGGGCCGGGTGTCGCCCCGGACGTCCGGCCCAGGGTCTTCGAGCGTTTCAGCCACGGGGACCGCCGCCGCGCCGAGGGCGTGGAGAGCGGCACCGGCACCGGCCTCGGTCTGTCCATCGTGGCGGCGGTCGCCGAGGCCCACGGCGGGAGCGTCGACCTCGACAGCCGCCCGGGGTCGACGACCTTCACCGTACGGATACCCGCCGACGCCGAGTGA
- a CDS encoding ferric reductase-like transmembrane domain-containing protein, which translates to MTTVHSQPRVAPAPPAPGRSPVGPVLALLWGGAAAVVALWWYDTGSVVGAAGWLTGAGRIAGLLGGYACAVLVGLMARVPLLERRIGTDRVTRWHAMAGRYTICLLVAHVVLILLGYAAQDGSSVVHETLTVVLDYPEMLKATAGTVVLFAVGIVSARAVRRRVTYEFWYYVHLLTYAAVFLTFGHQLALGSDFVGSRPAQAAWYALYLGVAALVLWFRILAPVRLNLRHRPRVESVHREAPGVYSVVVRGRRLDEMGARPGQFLRWRFLAEGLRWTSTPYSLSAPPRPDLLRITVKALGDHSAAVATLRPGTRVWAEGPYGALTADRRSAHRSLLIAGGVGVTPLRALFETLPGDVTLLYRARTAEDLALGGELESVARWRGAKVLYALNGPHGRRPDLSARSLREAVPDLDAHDVYLCGPHGFAQDLYGELRAAGVPDSRIHHESFEL; encoded by the coding sequence ATGACGACGGTGCACTCACAACCCAGGGTCGCCCCCGCGCCTCCCGCGCCGGGGCGCTCCCCCGTGGGGCCCGTGCTCGCCCTGCTGTGGGGCGGGGCCGCCGCCGTGGTCGCCCTGTGGTGGTACGACACGGGATCCGTCGTCGGCGCCGCCGGCTGGCTGACGGGGGCGGGCCGGATCGCGGGGCTGCTCGGCGGGTACGCCTGCGCGGTCCTGGTCGGTCTGATGGCCCGCGTGCCACTGCTGGAGCGGCGGATCGGGACGGACCGGGTGACGCGCTGGCACGCGATGGCGGGCCGCTACACGATCTGTCTGCTGGTGGCGCACGTCGTGCTGATCCTGCTCGGGTACGCCGCGCAGGACGGTTCCTCGGTCGTGCACGAGACGCTCACGGTGGTCCTGGACTACCCGGAGATGCTCAAGGCCACCGCCGGGACCGTCGTCCTGTTCGCGGTCGGGATCGTCTCGGCCCGCGCGGTGCGCCGGCGGGTCACCTACGAGTTCTGGTACTACGTGCACCTGCTCACGTACGCGGCGGTCTTCCTCACCTTCGGCCACCAGCTCGCGCTGGGCTCCGACTTCGTGGGCAGCCGTCCGGCCCAGGCCGCGTGGTACGCACTGTACCTGGGGGTCGCGGCCCTGGTGCTGTGGTTCCGGATCCTCGCCCCGGTACGGCTGAACCTGCGTCACCGGCCGCGGGTCGAGTCCGTGCACCGGGAGGCGCCGGGCGTGTATTCGGTGGTCGTCCGCGGCCGGCGCCTGGACGAGATGGGCGCGCGGCCGGGTCAGTTCCTGCGCTGGCGGTTCCTCGCCGAGGGCCTGCGCTGGACGTCCACGCCGTACTCCCTGTCGGCGCCGCCGCGCCCCGACCTGCTGCGCATCACCGTCAAGGCGCTCGGCGACCACAGTGCCGCCGTGGCCACGCTGCGGCCGGGCACCCGGGTGTGGGCCGAGGGGCCCTACGGGGCGCTGACCGCGGACCGGCGAAGCGCGCACCGGTCCCTGCTGATCGCGGGCGGCGTCGGCGTCACCCCGCTGCGCGCCCTGTTCGAGACACTGCCGGGCGACGTGACGCTCCTGTACCGCGCCCGCACCGCCGAGGACCTCGCGCTGGGCGGCGAGCTGGAGAGCGTCGCGCGGTGGCGGGGCGCGAAGGTGCTGTACGCACTCAACGGCCCGCACGGCCGGCGGCCCGACCTCAGCGCCCGGTCCCTGCGGGAGGCCGTGCCCGACCTCGACGCCCACGACGTGTACCTGTGCGGCCCGCACGGCTTCGCGCAGGACCTGTACGGCGAACTGCGCGCCGCCGGGGTTCCGGACAGCCGCATCCACCACGAGTCCTTCGAACTGTGA
- the ppk2 gene encoding polyphosphate kinase 2 gives MAGKKAATLPRKEYEKELLRLQTELVKLQEWVRASGTRLVVVFEGRDAAGKGGTIKRVAEHLNPRVARIAALPKPTERERTQWYFQRYVEHLPAAGEIVLFDRSWYNRAGVEHVMGFCTKEEHQLFLRQCPIFERMLVEAGVLVRKYWFSVSDTEQQERFRKRLEDPLRRWKLSPMDLESITHWEAYSRAKDEMLVHTDISEAPWYVVESDDKRRARLNMIAHLLSSVPYHDVPPPVLELPERPASTGYQRPPRDLQTYVPDHAASL, from the coding sequence ATGGCCGGCAAGAAGGCGGCAACGCTGCCGCGCAAGGAGTATGAGAAGGAACTGCTGCGGCTACAGACCGAGTTGGTGAAGCTACAGGAGTGGGTGCGGGCGTCGGGCACCCGGCTGGTGGTCGTCTTCGAGGGGCGTGACGCGGCGGGCAAGGGCGGGACGATCAAGCGGGTCGCCGAGCACCTCAACCCGCGTGTCGCACGGATCGCGGCGCTGCCGAAGCCGACCGAACGCGAGCGCACGCAGTGGTACTTCCAGCGGTACGTGGAGCATCTGCCGGCGGCCGGCGAGATCGTGCTGTTCGACCGTTCCTGGTACAACCGGGCCGGGGTGGAGCACGTGATGGGCTTCTGCACCAAGGAGGAGCACCAGCTGTTCCTGCGGCAGTGCCCGATCTTCGAACGGATGCTGGTCGAGGCCGGGGTCCTGGTGCGCAAGTACTGGTTCTCGGTGAGCGACACCGAGCAGCAGGAGCGGTTCCGCAAGCGCCTGGAGGACCCGCTGCGCCGCTGGAAGCTCTCGCCGATGGACCTGGAGTCGATCACGCACTGGGAGGCGTACTCCCGGGCCAAGGACGAGATGCTGGTGCACACCGACATCTCCGAGGCCCCCTGGTACGTCGTGGAGAGCGACGACAAGCGCCGGGCGCGGCTGAACATGATCGCCCACCTCCTGTCGTCCGTCCCCTACCACGACGTGCCGCCGCCGGTGCTGGAGCTGCCGGAGCGGCCGGCGTCGACCGGTTACCAGCGGCCGCCGCGCGATCTCCAGACCTACGTCCCCGACCACGCGGCGAGCCTCTGA
- a CDS encoding universal stress protein → MLAIIVGLDGSPESLAAADWAAREATQRDAPLRLLHAGSPLGSTYTPYLGVPAPGLLEAEHDRAARLLSGTRSRLTERHPGLRVDVRQAETEAVPALLADAADAELLVLGSRGLGTVAGFLTGSVGLAVVARSERPVVLVRAGESAAQEHLPDASGEASATTAYRDVVLGLDLEEPGEEVVEFAFATARRRASGLRVVHGWNPKAAYGYGAAVDSGLTAELAQETRHALGDVLRPWQDKFPGVEVHAQAVVGSAGHHLVQASREASLVVVGRRRRHAPVGGRIGSVAHAVLHHAVAPVAVVPHD, encoded by the coding sequence ATGCTCGCCATCATCGTCGGTCTCGACGGTTCGCCGGAAAGTCTGGCCGCCGCCGACTGGGCCGCCCGCGAAGCGACGCAGCGCGACGCACCCCTGCGCCTGCTGCACGCGGGCAGCCCGCTGGGTTCGACGTACACCCCCTACCTGGGGGTACCGGCGCCGGGCCTGCTGGAGGCGGAGCACGACCGGGCGGCCCGGCTGCTGAGCGGGACGCGGTCCCGGCTCACGGAGCGCCACCCGGGCCTGCGCGTCGACGTCCGGCAGGCGGAGACCGAGGCCGTGCCCGCGCTGCTGGCCGACGCCGCCGACGCCGAGCTACTGGTCCTCGGCTCCAGGGGACTCGGCACGGTGGCCGGCTTCCTGACCGGCTCCGTCGGCCTCGCCGTGGTGGCGCGCTCCGAGCGGCCCGTGGTCCTGGTGCGGGCCGGTGAGAGCGCCGCCCAGGAGCATCTGCCGGACGCCTCGGGCGAGGCGTCGGCGACGACCGCGTACCGCGACGTGGTGCTCGGGCTGGACCTGGAGGAACCGGGCGAGGAGGTCGTCGAGTTCGCGTTCGCGACCGCCCGCCGGCGCGCGAGCGGACTGCGGGTGGTGCACGGCTGGAACCCGAAGGCCGCCTACGGCTATGGTGCCGCCGTCGATTCCGGGCTCACCGCCGAACTGGCGCAGGAGACCCGCCACGCACTGGGTGACGTGCTGCGCCCCTGGCAGGACAAGTTCCCCGGGGTGGAGGTGCACGCGCAGGCCGTCGTCGGCAGCGCGGGCCACCATCTCGTGCAGGCCTCGCGGGAGGCGTCCCTGGTCGTCGTCGGACGCAGGAGGCGGCACGCGCCGGTCGGGGGCCGGATCGGCTCGGTGGCGCACGCGGTACTGCACCACGCCGTCGCCCCGGTGGCGGTCGTCCCGCACGACTGA
- a CDS encoding universal stress protein: MLRSITVGLDGSRESRAAVEWAAREAALRDLPLRIVHVWEPVPEPMAQAPLLGAETQQHWTERIPREAAEGVALRHPGIEVSTEQVSGHPGEALAEAAGNAELLVLGSRGLGGIGGFMVGSVGLSAVAHCERPVVLVRALETAADEHEQDPAGVPSAATPFRPVVLGLDTRHADETLIGFAFEAARHRATSLHVVHGWNPPPYYAYGTPANPALHEALALGEAEAMAQVLRPWREKYPDVEVVEQSRYGSPAVLVVEAARAASLVVVGRRVRRSPFGAHIGHVTHAALHHSTAPVAVVPHG; this comes from the coding sequence ATGCTCCGCAGCATCACCGTAGGTCTCGACGGCTCACGGGAGAGCCGGGCCGCCGTGGAATGGGCGGCCCGTGAAGCCGCCTTGCGTGACCTGCCGTTGAGGATCGTCCACGTATGGGAACCGGTACCCGAGCCGATGGCGCAGGCGCCCCTCCTCGGCGCGGAGACCCAGCAGCACTGGACCGAACGGATCCCCCGGGAGGCCGCGGAGGGGGTCGCCCTGCGCCACCCCGGCATCGAGGTGAGCACCGAGCAGGTCTCCGGCCATCCGGGTGAGGCCCTGGCCGAGGCGGCCGGGAACGCCGAACTGCTCGTCCTCGGATCGAGGGGCCTCGGCGGGATCGGCGGGTTCATGGTCGGCTCGGTCGGCCTGTCCGCCGTCGCGCACTGCGAACGTCCGGTGGTGCTGGTGCGGGCGTTGGAGACCGCCGCGGACGAGCACGAGCAGGACCCCGCGGGCGTCCCTTCGGCCGCGACGCCCTTCCGGCCGGTCGTCCTCGGACTCGACACCCGGCACGCCGACGAGACCCTCATCGGCTTCGCCTTCGAGGCCGCCCGGCACCGCGCCACGTCCCTGCACGTCGTGCATGGCTGGAACCCCCCGCCTTACTACGCCTACGGCACCCCCGCCAACCCGGCCCTTCACGAGGCCCTGGCCCTGGGGGAGGCCGAGGCCATGGCCCAGGTGCTGCGCCCCTGGCGCGAGAAGTACCCGGACGTGGAGGTCGTCGAGCAGTCCCGCTACGGCAGCCCCGCCGTCCTGGTCGTGGAGGCCGCCCGGGCCGCCTCCCTCGTCGTCGTGGGCCGGCGCGTACGCCGCAGCCCGTTCGGCGCGCACATCGGCCATGTCACCCATGCCGCCCTGCACCACTCCACCGCTCCCGTCGCCGTCGTACCCCACGGCTGA
- a CDS encoding universal stress protein, whose product MKAAPIVVGVDGSGSSLRAVDWAADEAALRGVPLRLVYASLWERYEGESLAEDVGKPSEQVRAEDIVRTAARRAALRRDGVPVTTAVLPEEPEYALVREGHTACALVLGTRGRSGVVELLLGSVGLAVAAHADCPVILVRGAHDNQVRAGTAGRVVVGVGEQGADSAALRFAVREASLRGATLEAVRAWRCPAHESTDHPLLAGEPARLHEQQAAEVLEQALKGVPEDVDLRRDTVEGPARRVLVNASHGADLLVVGARRRPGHRGLQLGRVSHGVLHHSACAVAVVPERG is encoded by the coding sequence ATGAAGGCAGCGCCGATCGTGGTGGGAGTGGACGGCTCCGGGTCCAGCCTGCGGGCCGTCGACTGGGCCGCGGACGAGGCCGCGCTGCGCGGGGTCCCGCTGCGGCTGGTGTACGCCTCCCTCTGGGAGCGCTACGAGGGCGAGTCCCTCGCCGAGGACGTCGGCAAGCCGTCCGAACAGGTGCGGGCCGAGGACATCGTGCGGACGGCCGCGCGCCGGGCCGCCCTGCGCCGGGACGGCGTCCCCGTCACGACCGCCGTGCTGCCCGAGGAGCCCGAGTACGCCCTGGTCCGCGAGGGGCACACCGCCTGCGCGCTGGTGCTCGGCACCCGCGGTCGCAGCGGGGTCGTGGAGCTGCTGCTCGGTTCGGTCGGCCTCGCCGTCGCCGCGCACGCCGACTGCCCGGTGATCTTGGTGCGCGGCGCCCACGACAACCAGGTGCGCGCCGGAACGGCCGGCCGGGTCGTCGTGGGTGTCGGCGAACAGGGGGCGGACTCGGCCGCCCTGCGGTTCGCCGTCCGGGAAGCCTCGCTGCGGGGGGCGACCCTGGAGGCGGTACGGGCCTGGCGGTGCCCCGCGCACGAGAGCACCGACCATCCGCTGCTCGCCGGGGAGCCCGCGCGTCTGCACGAACAGCAGGCCGCGGAGGTACTGGAGCAGGCGCTGAAGGGCGTGCCCGAGGACGTGGACCTGCGCCGCGACACGGTCGAGGGCCCGGCCCGCCGGGTCCTGGTGAACGCCTCGCACGGCGCCGACCTCCTGGTGGTCGGCGCCCGGCGCCGCCCGGGACACCGGGGGCTCCAGCTGGGACGCGTCTCCCACGGGGTGCTGCACCACAGCGCGTGCGCCGTGGCCGTCGTACCCGAGCGGGGGTGA
- a CDS encoding GAF domain-containing protein: MESPDEARVRLPQLRLDELLEELQARLDAARGTRDRVHSLLEAVLSVGRELDLEQALHSIVEAAAALVDAEYAALGVIGPDGRRLSAFHTVGVSEEEIAAIGPYPEGHGILGELIRHPEPLRLEKISGHPASYGFPAHHPPMNTFLGVPIRVRDHVFGHLYLTEKRGGAQFDEEDVSVTQTLAVAAGVAIDNARLYEESRLRERWLRANAEITHGLMSGSDRAEVLGLIAERAGEITGSALAAVAEPMEDTGSLAVEIAVGLDAEAHRGLVLSMDNTLMGLAFSGATPVTSADVAHDERISPEPPRFGGLGPAVAVPIGTGASGPRGVVLLARRAGEPMFSAAETEPLKAFAGQAALAMELAERRRDAEQVAVLEDRDRIARDLHDLAIQRLFATGMTLQSAGRFIEHEEASERVMRAVDDLDETIKIIRSTIFGLRTRKGAGEAGLRARAVRVVGEAAPVLGFAPGVRMEGLLDTDVPRETADHVVAVLSEALTNIARHAHADRADVLLATDGREVRLSVTDNGVGIPAGGRRSGLRNIAERAEQLGGRLEREIPEGGGTALLWRVPVRRP; this comes from the coding sequence GTGGAAAGCCCCGACGAGGCCCGCGTGCGGCTGCCCCAGCTGCGGCTGGACGAGCTGCTGGAGGAACTCCAGGCTCGTCTGGACGCGGCCCGCGGCACCCGGGACCGGGTGCACAGCCTGCTGGAGGCGGTGCTGTCGGTCGGCAGGGAACTCGACCTGGAGCAGGCCCTGCACAGCATCGTGGAGGCCGCCGCCGCCCTGGTCGACGCGGAGTACGCGGCGCTGGGCGTCATCGGCCCGGACGGCAGACGTCTTTCGGCGTTCCACACGGTGGGGGTGAGCGAGGAGGAGATCGCCGCCATCGGCCCGTACCCGGAGGGCCACGGGATCCTGGGCGAGCTGATCCGCCACCCCGAGCCGCTGCGGCTGGAGAAGATCTCCGGGCACCCGGCCTCGTACGGCTTCCCGGCGCACCACCCGCCGATGAACACCTTCCTCGGTGTCCCGATCCGGGTCCGCGACCACGTCTTCGGCCACCTGTACCTGACCGAGAAGCGGGGCGGGGCCCAGTTCGACGAGGAGGACGTCTCGGTCACGCAGACCCTTGCCGTGGCGGCCGGGGTCGCCATCGACAACGCCCGGCTGTACGAGGAGTCCCGGCTGCGGGAGCGGTGGCTGCGCGCGAACGCGGAGATCACCCACGGTCTGATGTCCGGCAGCGACCGGGCCGAGGTGCTCGGGCTGATCGCCGAGCGGGCCGGCGAGATCACCGGATCCGCCCTGGCCGCGGTCGCGGAGCCCATGGAGGACACCGGGTCGCTCGCGGTCGAGATCGCCGTGGGGCTGGACGCGGAGGCGCACCGGGGTCTCGTACTGTCCATGGACAACACCCTGATGGGGCTGGCCTTCTCCGGGGCCACCCCGGTGACCAGCGCGGACGTCGCGCACGACGAGCGCATCTCGCCGGAGCCACCGAGGTTCGGGGGACTCGGCCCCGCCGTGGCCGTGCCCATCGGCACCGGCGCCTCGGGCCCGCGCGGTGTGGTCCTGCTGGCGCGCAGGGCCGGCGAGCCGATGTTCTCGGCGGCGGAGACCGAGCCGCTGAAGGCCTTCGCCGGGCAGGCCGCCCTGGCGATGGAGCTGGCGGAACGCCGCAGGGACGCCGAGCAGGTCGCGGTGCTCGAGGACCGCGACCGCATCGCCCGCGATCTGCACGACCTGGCCATCCAGCGGCTGTTCGCCACCGGGATGACCCTCCAGAGCGCCGGCCGCTTCATCGAGCACGAGGAGGCCTCGGAACGCGTGATGCGCGCGGTCGACGACCTCGACGAGACCATCAAGATCATCCGGTCGACCATCTTCGGCCTGCGCACCCGCAAGGGCGCCGGTGAGGCCGGTCTGCGGGCCCGCGCGGTGCGGGTGGTCGGAGAGGCCGCGCCGGTGCTCGGCTTCGCCCCGGGCGTGCGGATGGAGGGCCTGCTGGACACCGACGTGCCCAGGGAGACGGCCGACCATGTGGTGGCCGTCCTCTCCGAGGCCCTGACCAACATCGCCCGGCACGCCCACGCGGACCGCGCCGACGTGCTGCTGGCCACGGACGGGCGTGAGGTACGGCTGTCGGTCACGGACAACGGGGTGGGCATCCCCGCGGGGGGCCGTCGCAGCGGGCTGCGCAACATCGCGGAGCGCGCCGAGCAGCTCGGCGGCCGGCTCGAACGGGAGATCCCCGAGGGCGGCGGCACCGCACTGCTGTGGCGGGTGCCGGTCCGCAGGCCGTAG